In Saimiri boliviensis isolate mSaiBol1 chromosome 12, mSaiBol1.pri, whole genome shotgun sequence, one genomic interval encodes:
- the MARVELD1 gene encoding MARVEL domain-containing protein 1, whose translation MLPPPPRQPPPQARAARGSVRLQRPFLRSPLGVLRVLQLLAGAAFWITIATSKYQGPVHFALFVSVLFWLLTLGLYFLTLLGKHELVPVLGSRWLLVNVAHDVLAAALYGAATGIMSDQMQRHSYCNLKDYPLPCAYHAFLAAAVCGGVCHGLYLLSALYGCGRRCQGKQEVV comes from the coding sequence ATGCTCCCGCCGCCCCCGCGCCAGCCGCCGCCCCAGGCGCGTGCGGCCCGCGGCTCGGTGCGCCTGCAGCGGCCCTTCCTGCGCAGTCCGCTGGGCGTGCTGCGGGTGCTGCAGCTGCTGGCCGGCGCCGCCTTCTGGATCACTATCGCCACCAGCAAGTACCAGGGCCCCGTGCACTTCGCGCTCTTCGTGTCCGTGCTGTTCTGGCTGCTCACTCTGGGCCTCTACTTCCTCACGCTGCTGGGCAAGCACGAGCTGGTTCCCGTGCTGGGCTCGCGCTGGCTCCTGGTCAACGTGGCGCACGATGTGCTGGCGGCCGCGCTCTACGGCGCCGCGACCGGCATCATGAGCGACCAGATGCAGCGCCACAGCTACTGCAACCTCAAGGATTACCCGCTGCCCTGCGCCTACCACGCTTTCCTGGCGGCCGCCGTCTGCGGCGGCGTCTGCCACGGCCTCTACCTGCTTTCGGCGCTCTACGGCTGCGGCCGTCGCTGCCAGGGCAAGCAGGAGGTGGTGTGA